From bacterium, one genomic window encodes:
- a CDS encoding MotA/TolQ/ExbB proton channel family protein encodes MFANETLLDIIFKGGIAMIPLGLCSILILAIIIERMWSFRKINIDVEELLYKIQNSILKGNVMEAINLCEMVTGPLPLIFKEGLLRYDRSKDEIIEGLDRVRIEESLDLKRYIWMLGTIGSIAPFIGLFGTVLGIIRAFHNIGLTGTGGIDVVAGGISEALVATAGGLFVAIIAVAAYNYFIIKVNTIGEEFRIYTARLVEILTETERRKR; translated from the coding sequence ATGTTTGCAAATGAAACTTTATTAGATATTATCTTTAAAGGTGGAATTGCAATGATTCCATTAGGACTTTGCTCGATTCTTATCCTGGCAATTATTATTGAACGGATGTGGAGTTTTAGAAAAATAAATATAGATGTTGAAGAACTCTTATATAAGATTCAAAATAGTATTCTCAAAGGTAATGTTATGGAGGCAATAAATCTTTGTGAGATGGTTACAGGACCACTTCCTCTTATCTTTAAAGAAGGGTTGTTAAGATATGACCGGAGTAAGGATGAGATTATCGAGGGTTTAGACCGTGTCAGGATAGAAGAATCACTCGATTTAAAAAGGTATATCTGGATGCTGGGAACGATTGGAAGTATCGCTCCTTTTATTGGACTATTTGGCACTGTATTAGGGATTATTCGTGCATTTCATAATATTGGTCTAACTGGTACCGGAGGAATAGATGTTGTTGCTGGAGGTATATCTGAGGCTTTAGTCGCCACTGCTGGAGGATTATTTGTAGCGATTATTGCCGTAGCTGCCTATAATTATTTTATCATTAAGGTAAATACTATTGGAGAGGAATTTAGAATTTATACCGCAAGATTAGTTGAAATCCTCACCGAAACTGAAAGAAGAAAGAGATAA